The Colwellia sp. M166 genome segment AATCACTGAATCCCATAATAATTCACCCGTTTTAACAGAAACAAGTTTTATATGGCCTTGCACAACAGTAACAGATGATAAAACTTGGAATTTTTGTCCCCAATCTTGGATATCAATATAAAGCACAGCATCGGCACCAATAATTTCATCAATTTTATCTAAAGCAATTCCGTTCATTTCTGCCGGTGTCGGTAAACCATTCTCTTTCAAAAATGTATCAATTACTGAAACAGGAAATACATAATAACCTTTCTCAGCTAACGGTTGAGAAATAGTCGACAAATAAGAATAAGGGGCATTGACTTCAACCGAACTATTCATCGGAGGGAGTACTAAGATAGAACGAGGAGCTTCTTGTTTTAAAGCACTGTAATTATATGGTTCAACAGCAGCACAGCCCGACAATATGAGAAGTGCTATTAATGTGATTTTTAAGATATTTGTATTCATTTTCACTCTTTAACTATTAGTTAATGAACGTTTGATTAAACCATCAATAAACGTTGAAGATTCGGGGAAAAGTTCTTTTTCTTTAGTTAATGACGCTAAAGCCAGCTCTTTATTGCCATTTGCAGCATACATCAACCCTAAATGAGCATAGACACCAGGAGGAATTGGTTTACCTTCAGCTTGTGCTTTTTCAATGTCTGTTTGTAATTGCTCAATCTGAATACTTGGTGGTACTTCGCCCGGAGTGTGATGTGTTTTATAGACTAAATTCTCATACTCTCCCCAGTAATACTGAGTGTTATTCGACGCACAACCTGAAAATAATAAAACGGCTGTAAATATAGCTAATACTTTATTTTTCATATATTTCTCTTATTATAAAACAAAATTAAGTGTGCCGTTTTCTAGGTCTTTGGTCATATTATTAATGCTTTCTTTAATTGCAAAATCTAATACTTTGCCATTCAAAGTAGCATCATAACCAGCTTTAGAGCCAAAACCGACCACCTGTCTCTCATTTAATTGGAACTCGCCTGCGCCTTGAGTCGAATAGATAATTTCAGATGTTAAAACGTCAATAATATTCAACGAAACTTTAGCATAAGCAATTTGACTTTTTCCTGAACCCAAGATGCCAAACAACTGCTTATCACCGATAACTTTACGACCAAATTCGGTAACACCACCGCTGATAACATAACGAGCACCTTTAATTTCTTGTTTAACTCCTAATAACTCAGCCTCTTTTTGCAAATTTGCTAAGTTTTCTCTATCAACAACTTTAAAGCGATTGGTTTGTTGTAAATGAGTTTTCAGGATTGTTTTTCCTTGATTACCTAGCTTATCTATATTCGACGAGAATAGCCCTTGCATATAATTTGAGCGATTATTAAACTCACCTAATACAAGCGTTGATTTAAGACCGGTATACG includes the following:
- a CDS encoding DUF799 domain-containing protein, which translates into the protein MNTNILKITLIALLILSGCAAVEPYNYSALKQEAPRSILVLPPMNSSVEVNAPYSYLSTISQPLAEKGYYVFPVSVIDTFLKENGLPTPAEMNGIALDKIDEIIGADAVLYIDIQDWGQKFQVLSSVTVVQGHIKLVSVKTGELLWDSVISAQYNPNNNSGGGLVGALVGAVVSQIAGEISDNSPQVARLANAAALNSAKRGLLTGPYKIEKK
- a CDS encoding DUF4810 domain-containing protein → MKNKVLAIFTAVLLFSGCASNNTQYYWGEYENLVYKTHHTPGEVPPSIQIEQLQTDIEKAQAEGKPIPPGVYAHLGLMYAANGNKELALASLTKEKELFPESSTFIDGLIKRSLTNS
- a CDS encoding CsgG/HfaB family protein, with translation MELSRKKSFGLFLALATLVSGCATETYQKVAVTKVEANRTAYTGLKSTLVLGEFNNRSNYMQGLFSSNIDKLGNQGKTILKTHLQQTNRFKVVDRENLANLQKEAELLGVKQEIKGARYVISGGVTEFGRKVIGDKQLFGILGSGKSQIAYAKVSLNIIDVLTSEIIYSTQGAGEFQLNERQVVGFGSKAGYDATLNGKVLDFAIKESINNMTKDLENGTLNFVL